The following nucleotide sequence is from Archocentrus centrarchus isolate MPI-CPG fArcCen1 chromosome 18, fArcCen1, whole genome shotgun sequence.
acagtggggatggtgtgttcagggtgatgagctgtgttgcttttacgccaaacatatcgttttgcattgtggccaaacagttcgattttggtttcatctgaccagagcaccttcttccacatgtttggttctgtttcccaggtggcttgtggcaaactttaaatgagactttttatggatatctttgagaaatggctttcttcttgccactcttccataaaggccagatttgtgcagtgtacgattgattgttgtcctatggacagactctcccacctcagctgtagatctctgcagttcatccagagtgatcatgggcctcttggctgcatctctgatcagtcttctccttgtttgagatgaaagtttagagggacggccgggtcttggtagatttgcagtggtctgatactccttccatttcaatatgattgcttgcgcagtgctccttgagatgtttaaagcttgggaaatctttttgtatccaaatccggctttgaacttctccacaacagtatctcggacctgcctggtgtgttccttggtcttcatgatgctctctgcgctttgaacagaaccctgagactatcacagagcaggtgcatttatacggagacttgattacacacaggtggcttctatttatcatcatcagtcatttgggacaacattggatcattcagagatcctcactgaacttctggagtgagtttgctgcactgaaagtaaaggggccgaataatattgcatgccccacttttcagttttttatttgttaaaaaagttggacacatccaataaatttcattccacttcacgattgtgtcccacttgttttttattttatatctttatgtttgaagtctgaaatgtggcaaaaggttgaaaagttcaagggggccgaatactttcgcaaggcactgtaccTGTAATTTGCATGGATTCCAACTTGTAAATGGACAGATTCTTGTATAGCTCTTTTCTACTCAAAGTGCttcatacagcatgtctcattcatcaCACACACGTTCATACCCTCATTGagtgcatcaggagcaacttggggttcagtatcttgcccaaggataatttggcatgcaggctgcagcagccagAGATCGTatcaccaaccttctgattagcagattacctgctctaccttctcagccacagccaccaagtggtagtgaaactgtgaaaagtacgaagcaaaccagaaatggagaccaTTCATCCTCAGAGTAAAAACTGCGCCTATTGAAATGTGCAGCAATAACTTTGAAGGTGATACGTTCAAGATGaatttttctggtttgtgttgcactttttaaaagatTCACTATAGCTTGGAGAGTAAATGCCAAGTGTTCGGTGTCTTCTAAGCAGTCTATGGGCAaccatggcaatctgctagctaccaaagcaatcacaaggagggtTTGGTGCAGCTCCCTCTTCGTAACAGGTTTTACCTGGTGACAGTCAGCAGCCTACCAACCTTACCAACTGGTCAAGGAACTAGCTGCAAGCTGCTGGCCATTCAGGTTGACAAGCTCAAGCCATTGTTAATGGGACACAGACATTCCCATCAAAACGCTGGCCCCCCATACAGATTGCAGTGGCTTGTAGTCAAGCAAAGATAATCCTGCTTCCAGAGACAATTGTCAACTGCGACCACAAAATGGCAGTGATTTAAAGTATTTATACAAACAGGCAAGAAGCTTTATGAACTTTGAGACCAaaagagagattattttcattttgttaccttttaatttaatttttagatttcactggaCAAGCACTGATGCCCTGCTTACTCAACAGAACTCTACTAATTTATTGGTACTGTGAACTTCATAAATGCTATGTGTGAACAGAAAGTTGGATGGTTGTTGCATTAACTATCCTGACTGACCACTGCTTTATCTGTTTCACTTCATGTCAtgatattcatgtgtgtttattATACTTGGTGAAATAACTGCATGCAGCATTAATGTTAAATGCTTCCCTCCACTTCACTTCTTTTGCAGGTCCATTACCAGGGCTTACTACCGTAACTCTGTGGGTGGGCTCCTCCTCTTTGACATCACCAATCGCCGCTCTTTTCAGAATGTCCATGATTGGCTGGAGGAGGCTCGTAGTCATGTCCAGCCACACAGCATTGTCTTCCTATTGGTGGGCCACAAGTGTGACCTGGAGGCACAGCGCCAGGTGTGTACACTGTAAACTGGATGAAAACTGGATGAAAATAGGCGCTTTCCTCTGTTGCAAGAGGTTACACAATATGCAGTGCATCAAAgtaacaattttaaaaataacttttttgttCACATTTAGATCAGCACTTATTTAGTTCAGAGGCAATATGttacagtttgttgttttgtggcagtgggcagacagaaagaaaatagcACGACAGTGCAAAATGCTCAGCGTAACACTGTGTCCACATTAATACCCCAATGCTGTAAGAGCAGGATTAAACTCAAATGAACCAGAAAATTATGCAACATTTCCTGTATTAGACACTTTGCTCTGATCTTGATCTGCTCACTCACATAATTTCATGTTAGAGGCCTCATTTACCAGCTACTCAAGTTGCTATCTCAAATTGGTCAGTGAtgcttcaattttattttgcagcagTAGCAAATAATCATTATGTACAGGTGTGGAATCAGGCATATGTGATCATTGTAACACACTGCAGAGTAACTGTAGGAGCAGTAtagtttttcctctctttgatctttgtaagaaaacagacaatgcagtacaatttaaaatttaaaatgttctgtGCAAGTTTTGTCATAACTTTGAAACACTTTTAGCTATTCCTGTTCATTTCCTTATATTTCTGAATGTTGAATAAGGAAAATATAATAGCGATGCACTCAACTACAGGGATCAGAAATACCTGAATTGGCAGTGTTTTAACCTTTTATTGGTTTTGGCTTTTTAGTTGTGTTTTACGAGCTTAGGATAGATCACAATATGACACATAATGTTGTGTTGGCGCAGAAATATGAAACTACAAAACACttatatttactttattttacttcAAGCATAAACTAGGCTAAAGTGGTTCACTTAAATTGTTGTTTCTGTATGAAAGGCATCCAATCCAAATGAAACTATAATTTTAAATGTCTTCTCAGGCCTTGCACTTAGCTCAACAAGAACCAAGTTCAACAAGTGGTTTGGTTTTCAAATCATGTCTTTCATCCACTAAATCTTGACAGCCCATTTCCTACATGAGAAACACTCATCTTAACTCATTTGCTCTTGTAGGTGACCCGCCAAGAAGCTGAGAAACTGGCAGGGGCATACGGGATGCGCTATGTTGAGACGTCAGCTCGTGACGCCATCAATGTGGAGCAAGCCTTCACCGAGCTGACCAGAGACATCTTTGCCCTGGTTCGGTCTGGTGACATCACCATCCAGGAGGGCTGGGAGGGCGTGAAGAGTGGGTTTGTGCCCAATGTGGTTCACTCATCTGAGGAAGTGACCAAGAGTGACCGCCGCTGTCTCTGTTGATCTGGGAAGACTGAAGATTGTGGAGTGAAGGATCAGAGGGAGGCGGCTGATGGACTGAGATATCAGCCCTCTGACTGAAAACTGGTGGTAGCCCACTGATGTCTTTTCTTAGAAAGGATACAGAGGTGGGATGTTTGGCGAATTTCAACAAAAAAGCTGGTAGATGGTGGAGAAGAACACCTTGAACTTGGGTGTAAGGCTAACAAAGATTGCACCCATTAAAGATGCTCATTTGAGGGCTCCCATGATtaaattctttttgttttgttttgggcttC
It contains:
- the rab39bb gene encoding RAB39B, member RAS oncogene family b, coding for MEAIWLYQFRLIVIGDSTVGKSCLIRRFTEGRFAQVSDPTVGVDFFSRLVEIEPGKRIKLQIWDTAGQERFRSITRAYYRNSVGGLLLFDITNRRSFQNVHDWLEEARSHVQPHSIVFLLVGHKCDLEAQRQVTRQEAEKLAGAYGMRYVETSARDAINVEQAFTELTRDIFALVRSGDITIQEGWEGVKSGFVPNVVHSSEEVTKSDRRCLC